The following proteins are encoded in a genomic region of Clarias gariepinus isolate MV-2021 ecotype Netherlands chromosome 12, CGAR_prim_01v2, whole genome shotgun sequence:
- the bcat1 gene encoding branched-chain-amino-acid aminotransferase, cytosolic, with product MASVSACARPPQVQDETPLCNEAASFKAADTVVQLCESRKPKPESENLAFGTVFTDHMLLIEWSCKGGWEKPRIQPFGNLSLHPACSALHYAVQLFEGMKAYRGQDDRVRLFRPSLNMARMLKSAHRACLPSFDGAELLECIRKLVEVDQDWVPHSDSASLYIRPTFLGTESSLGVKKASRALLFVILSPVGSYFSTGNKSVSLWADSKYIRAWKGGTGDCKMGGNYGASIFAQYEAVDVGCQQVLWLYGDEHQITEVGTMNLFLYWINEEGEEELATPPLDGIILPGITRQSILELTRKWGEFKVSERYLTMAALCLALKDGRVREMFGSGTACVVSRVGRVLYQGENLEIPCAEESESLVSRLLKELTDMQYGRTESDWTFLV from the exons ATGGCGAGCGTCTCGGCGTGCGCGCGACCTCCTCAG GTCCAAGACGAAACCCCCTTGTGTAATGAAGCGGCTAGCTTTAAG GCAGCAGACACCGTGGTCCAGCTGTGTGAGAGCCGTAAACCTAAACCCGAGTCAGAGAACTTGGCCTTCGGCACCGTGTTCACGGACCACATGCTGCTCATCGAGTGGAGCTGTAAAGGGGGCTGGGAAAAACCTCGGATTCAGCCATTTGGAAACCTGAGCCTTCATCCTGCCTGCTCGGCCTTGCATTATGCAGTGCAG CTGTTTGAGGGCATGAAGGCGTACCGGGGGCAGGATGACCGAGTTCGTCTCTTCAGGCCCTCGCTGAACATGGCGCGCATGTTAAAGTCTGCACATAGAGCCTGTCTACCT AGTTTCGATGGTGCAGAGTTGCTGGAGTGCATCAGGAAACTGGTGGAGGTAGATCAGGACTGGGTTCCTCACTCGGACTCGGCCAGTCTCTACATCCGCCCGACATTCCTGGGCACAGAG tcttCATTAGGTGTGAAGAAGGCCTCGCGTGCCTTACTGTTTGTGATCCTCAGTCCTGTTGGCTCCTACTTCAGCACAGGAAACAAGTCTGTGTCTCTGTGGGCCGACTCCAAATATATCAGGGCCTGGAAAGGAGGGACGGGAGACTGCAAAATGGGAGG GAACTACGGAGCTTCCATCTTCGCTCAGTACGAGGCGGTGGACGTCGGCTGTCAGCAGGTCCTGTGGCTGTACGGAGACGAGCACCAGATCACCGAGGTCGGCACAATGAACCTCTTTCTCTACTGGATCAACGAGGAGGGAG AGGAAGAACTCGCGACTCCTCCTTTAGATGGGATCATTTTGCCCGGCATCACACGCCAAAGCATCCTGGAGCTCACACGCAAATGG ggtgagTTTAAAGTGTCTGAGCGTTACCTGACCATGGCAGCGTTGTGTCTGGCGCTGAAGGACGGCCGTGTGAGGGAGATGTTCGGCTCGGGGACGGCGTGTGTGGTCAGTCGTGTGGGCAGAGTGCTGTATCAGGGGGAg AACCTGGAGATCCCGTGTGCTGAGGAGAGCGAGAGTCTCGTGTCCCGACTGCTGAAGGAGCTCACAGACATGCAG TATGGACGGACTGAGAGTGACTGGACCTTCCTCGTGTAG